From one Lycium ferocissimum isolate CSIRO_LF1 chromosome 7, AGI_CSIRO_Lferr_CH_V1, whole genome shotgun sequence genomic stretch:
- the LOC132064042 gene encoding ATP-dependent DNA helicase 2 subunit KU80: protein MARNKEAVVLVIDVGPSMHSVLPEIEKVCSLLIQKKLVFSRYDEVGFVLFGTSDTKNELTEEIGGYEHVTVLRNIKVVDDDLVDALQNLPRGSFPGDFLDAIVVGMDMLIKKFGQTNKGKKRLCLITNAATPIKDPFEGTKEDQVNTITTQMTAQGMKMDCVIVRMKQDWENRRVMEENDFLMSVFSNKSSSKVVYVESPTSLLGALRTRNISPVTIFRGDFEISAQLKIKVWVYKKTSEEKFPTLKKYSDKAPLTDKFATHEIKVDYEYKSIEDPNKVVPPEERIKGFRYGPQVVPISPAELEAVKFKPEKSVKLLGFTDASNIMRHYYLKDVNIFIAEPGNKKAILALSALARAMKEMNKVAIVRCVWRQGQANVVVGVLTPNVSDKDNTPDSFYFNILPFAEDVREFQFPSFSNLPSSMQPNEKQQEAADKLVQMLDLAPPGKQELLPPDFTPNPVLERYYRYLDLKSKDPDAAAPPLDETLRKITEPDVELLSQNKSIIEELHRSFELKENPKLKKSTRRIMKDRPSGSDEEKEEFDKGADAKAIDSTEYSSKTKVEKIGDVNPVKDFEEMMSRRDNPKWINKAIQDMKNRIFDLVENSCEGDTYNKALECLVALRKGCILEQEPKQFNDFLCHLCKFCQEKDLRSFCQYLTSHEITLITKSEAPDSDIPEHKARSFMVKPELDSENVKSEAKEENDIMSIYLGGK, encoded by the exons ATGGCCCGTAATAag GAAGCGGTAGTGTTGGTGATTGATGTGGGTCCTTCAATGCACTCAGTTTTACCTGAGATTGAAAAAGTTTGTTCATTGTTGATACAGAAGAAG CTGGTTTTCAGCAGATATGATGAAGTGGGGTTTGTCTTATTTGGAACTTCAG ATACCAAGAACGAATTGACAGAGGAAATAGGTGGGTATGAACACGTGACAGTTCTGCGAAATATCAAAGTCGTAGATGACGATCTTGTTGATGCTCTACAAAACCTTCCACGAGGAAGTTTTCCTGGAGATT TTCTTGATGCgattgttgttggaatggacATGCTGATTAAAAAGTTTGGACAAACCAACAAGGGAAAGAAACGTCTTTGCCTTATTACAAATGCTGCTACTCCCATCAAAGATCCATTTGAAGGAACAAAGGAAGATCAAGTGAACACCATTACTACACAGATGACAGCACAAGGCATGAAGATGGACTGTGTAATTGTTAGAATGAAACAAGATTGGGAAAATAGGAgagttatggaagaaaatgattttctaATGTCAGTATTCTCGAATAAATCTTCCTCAAAAGTAGTATATGTGGAAAGTCCAACTTCTTTGTTAGGTGCACTTAGAACTCGTAATATATCGCCAGTCACGATATTCAGAGGTGATTTTGAAATTAGCGCACAATTGAAGATCAAG GTATGGGTTTACAAGAAAACATCTGAAGAGAAGTTCCCCACGCTGAAAAAGTACTCTGATAAGGCTCCTCTCACAGATAAATTTGCCACTCACGAAATCAAGGTTGATTACGAATATAAAAGCATAGAAGACCCTAATAAAGTTGTGCCACCAGAAGAGAGGATTAAAGGTTTTCGGTATGGACCTCAAGTAGTTCCTATATCCCCTGCTGAGTTGGAGGCTGTAAAGTTCAAACCAGAGAAAAGTGTGAAGCTACTAGGATTCACTGATGCTTCAAATATAATGCG GCATTACTACCTGAAAGATGTAAATATCTTCATAGCTGAACCTGGCAACAAGAAGGCCATCCTTGCACTTTCTGCTTTGGCGAGGGCAATGAAGGAAATGAACAAAGTAGCAATTGTCCGATGCGTATGGAGGCAAGGACAGgctaatgttgttgttggggtCCTAACACCAAATGTCTCTGACAAGGACAATACT CCTGATTCATTTTACTTCAATATTCTTCCCTTTGCGGAGGATGTTCGGGAGTTTCAGTTTCCTTCTTTCAGCAATCTGCCTTCATCAATGCAGCCAAATGAAAAGCAACAAGAGGCAGCAGATAAATTGGTTCAGATGTTGGATCTTGCACCGCCTGGAAAACAGGAATTGTTGCCACCTGACTTTACACCGAATCCTGTTCTGGAG CGTTACTACCGCTATCTTGACTTGAAGTCAAAGGACCCAGATGCTGCTGCTCCTCCACTTGATGAAACCCTCAGAAAGATAACAGAACCTGATGTTGAACTTCTTTCTCAAAACAAGTCCATCATAGAGGAACTCCATAGGTCTTTTGAACTAAAAGAGAATCCTAAG CTGAAAAAATCAACTAGAAGAATTATGAAAGATAGACCTTCGGGATCAgatgaggaaaaagaagagtTCGACAAAGGTGCTGATGCCAAAGCTATTGACTCCACTGAGTACTCATCCAAAACGAAagttgagaaaattggagaTGTAAATCCTGTTAAAGACTTTGAGGAGATGATGTCTCGAAGGGATAATCCAAAATGGATTAATAAGGCCATTCAGGATATGAAAAATAGGATCTTTGATCTTGTGGAGAATTCTTGTGAAGGGGATACGTACAACAAAGCATTGGAATGTTTGGTGGCGCTACGCAAAGGTTGCATCCTTGAGCAG GAACCAAAGCAGTTCAATGATTTCCTGTGCCACCTGTGTAAATTCTGCCAAGAAAAAGACCTGAGAAGTTTTTGTCAATATCTCACATCTCATGAAATCACTTTGATAACCAAGTCAGAAGCTCCAGACAG TGATATTCCAGAACACAAGGCCAGAAGCTTTATGGTCAAGCCTGAACTTGACTCCGAAAATGTGAAATCAGAGGCTAAAGAAgagaatgatattatgagtatatacCTGGGTGGAAAGTAG
- the LOC132064041 gene encoding uncharacterized protein LOC132064041: MSSMASPSTPHFYPNRFKSKVFSTKSCFSPFIVSCKEQHKQQPQQDESTKQVGRREIILRSSEVAVLGALFNFSGKKPDYLGVQKNPHGLALCPATNNCVSTSENISDATHYAPPWNYNPEGKRGNVSREKAMEELLQVLKSTKPDKSSPKIVEKKDDYVRVEYESPILGLVDDVEFWFPPGKKSIVQYRAASRLGNYDFDANRKRIKALRLQLEKKGWASEDTV; encoded by the exons ATGTCTTCAATGGCATCACCAAGTACCCCCCATTTTTACCCAAACAGATTCAAAAGCAAAGTATTCAGTACTAAATCTTGTTTCTCCCCTTTTATTGTTTCATGTAAGGAGCAACACAAGCAACAGCCACAGCAAGATGAAAGCACCAAACAAGTGGGTCGCAG AGAAATAATACTAAGGAGCAGTGAAGTTGCTGTTCTTGGTGCCCTCTTCAACTTCAG TGGTAAAAAGCCAGATTACTTGGGTGTTCAGAAGAATCCACATGGTCTAGCTCTTTGTCCAGCCACCAACAATTGTGTTTCTACTTCTGAGAACATCAGTGATGCTACCCACTATGCACCTCCTTG GAACTATAATCCTGAAGGGAAACGGGGGAATGTCAGCAGAGAGAAGGCAATGGAGGAGCTACTTCAAGTG ctaaaatcaacaaaaccagaCAAGTCCTCTCCAAAAATAGTGGAGAAGAAAGACGATTATGTGCGTGTAGAATATGAAAGTCCTATCTTGGGC TTAGTAGATGATGTCGAGTTCTGGTTCCCACCAGGGAAGAAATCAATTGTACAGTATAGAGCAGCATCTCGCTTGGGGAATTATGACTTTGATGCTAATAGAAAGAGAATCAAG GCCCTGAGATTGCAGTTAGAGAAGAAGGGATGGGCATCAGAAGACACTGTCTGA
- the LOC132064043 gene encoding peptidyl-prolyl cis-trans isomerase FKBP43-like, with protein sequence MAFWGIEVKAGKPITHCFDNERGRLRISQATLGIGNAETKSLVQCNVGNKTPVFLCALLPNKTESCHLDLEFEEAEDVVFSVLGPRTVYLTGYYVGNSRRANINSDTESYGEDIAESEARESCHDSDDDKYDDSFINDAEPETFPPSPASSSGVQEDDEDLSDNKLHNNNGGHKKLRKKYQVSESEDEDILQESEDEDNCLLSALKKKEDVKAKASEDNHKNDMLSAEVPRRIENGGTVESEKTKHENSIKSKKKRKRPEGNGGKLPEADTSSDRKDNKEDKANLVDVGLAMIIDMKDGQSDTLEPPAEEDSKHVPRSKKRKHSVEAISVESHDTNCDVILKEDQLKQDPLKAGHLGEDPIAIAIDEEDQKPTINNGVDGKSDFLADGTQLDKKLKKKKKKKTKSQEENCMVNMDLPVLQENEMNRQSVDVEDKSQKVESTVIRTLSNGLIIEELAVGEPDGKLAVPGKKIKVYYTGKLKKNGQIFDANIGKSPYKFRLGDKDIIEGWNLGLDGMRVGDKRRLTVPPSIGYGSQGAGENIPPNSWLVFDIELIGVRG encoded by the exons ATGGCATTTTGGG GTATTGAAGTGAAAGCTGGAAAGCCAATCACACATTGTTTTGATAACGAGAGAGGAAGGCTCCGAATTTCTCAG GCAACACTGGGAATTGGCAATGCTGAAACTAAAAGTTTGGTACAATGTAATGTGGGGAACAAGACTCCTGTTTTCCTCTGTGCTTTGTTACCTAACAAGACAGAGTCATGCCATTTGGATTTAGAGTTTGAGGAGGCAGAAGATGTGGTTTTTTCTGTTCTTGGTCCAAGAACTGTTTATCTGACTGGTTACTACGTGGGAAATAGCCGGCGAGCAAATATAAACAGTGATACAGAGTCGTATGGAGAGGATATTGCAGAATCAGAAGCAAGGGAATCCTGCCACGATAGTGATGATGACAAGTATGATGATAGTTTTATCAATGATGCTGAACCAGAAACATTCCCACCTTCACCTGCTTCAAGTAGTGGAG TTCAAGAAGATGATGAGGACCTGTCAGACAATAAGCTTCACAACAACAATGGCGGCCATAAAAAGCTTAGGAAGAAGTACCAAGTAAGTGAGTCCGAAGATGAGGATATATTGCAGGAAAGCGAAGATGAAGATAATTGTCTCTTATCTGCACttaagaagaaagaagatgtGAAGGCTAAAGCATCAGAAGATAATCACAAGAATGACATGCTGAGTGCTGAGGTTCCTCGTAGAATAGAAAATGGTGGCACAGTGGAATCTGAAAAAACAAA ACATGAAAACAGCATTAAAtcaaagaagaagaggaaacgGCCTGAGGGTAATGGTGGTAAACTTCCTGAAGCAGATACTAGCAGTGATAGGAAGGACAACAAAGAAGATAAAGCAAATTTGGTGGATGTTGGGTTGGCAATGATAATTGATAT GAAAGATGGCCAGTCTGATACTCTGGAGCCTCCTGCAGAAGAGGATTCTAAACATGTTCCAAGATcgaagaaaagaaaacattCTGTGGAAGCCATATCTGTTGAAAGCCATGATACAAACTGTGATGTCATTCTTAAAGAGGATCAACTGAAACAAGATCCTCTAAAAGCTGGTCACCTGGGTGAGGATCCAATCGCAATTGCAATAGATGAAGAAGATCAAAAACCGACCATCAATAA TGGTGTAGATGGAAAATCTGACTTCTTAGCTGATGGTACCCAATTGGATAAGAaacttaaaaagaagaagaaaaagaagaccaaatcCCAGGAGGAGAACTGTATGGTTAACATGGATCTTCCTGTTCTTCAAGAGAATGAAATGAATAGACAATCCGTGGATGTTGAGGACAAGAGTCAGAAGGTTGAGTCTACTGTAATAAGGACCTTATCTAACGGGTTGATTATTGAAGAGCTCGCAGTGGGTGAACCTGATGGAAAATTGGCTGTTCCAGGAAAGAAG ATCAAAGTTTATTATACTGGCAAGCTAAAGAAGAATGGGCAGATTTTTGACGCAAATATTGGAAAATCTCCATATAAATTTCGGCTAG GCGATAAAGACATCATTGAGGGATGGAACCTTGGTCTTGATG GCATGCGTGTGGGTGATAAAAGAAGGCTCACGGTCCCACCATCAATCGG CTATGGGAGTCAGGGAGCTGGGGAGAATATCCCACCAAACTCATGGTTGGTgtttgatattgaattgattggAGTACGTGGATAA